In the genome of Aedes aegypti strain LVP_AGWG chromosome 2, AaegL5.0 Primary Assembly, whole genome shotgun sequence, the window tcgagcgatcaccattctaaatgcggcctacaaagtattatcctagATCATCTTCTGTCgtttgtcacctgtagtaaacgagttcgtgagaagttatcaagccagcTTCGATGACGGCCGatagacaacggaccagatctatactgtacggcaaatcctccaaaaatgtcgtgaatatcaGGTCCCAACGGCAAACGATAGTATCGAACGCgcagagctatggaaaattctggacgagaacagctttcccgggaagctcacgagactgataagagcgacgatggaaggtgagCCAAAtcgtgtgaaggtttcaggtgaacactccagttcgttacGACATGGCGATGGACttttgtgcctgttgttcaatattgtgctagaaggtgttatgcggagagccgggcttcaCAGCCGgggcacgatttttacgagttccagtcaatttgtttgcttcgcggatgatatggacattgtcggccgaacatttgaaaaggcggcagccctgtacacccgcctgaaacgctaggcagcgaaagttggactggtggtgaatgcgtccaagacaaagtacatgctagctggagGGGCCGAGCgcaacagggctcgcctaggtagtgttacgatagacgggcatataccttggatccttgctgttggctgacaataacgttagccttgaaatacggaggcgcatcaacAAGGAAGTCGGGCCTCCaaaagaagctgcggtcaaaaaagattcacaccgcACCAAatttaccatgtacaaaacgcttataaggccggtagtcccctacgggcatgaaacgtggacgatgctcaaggaggacctgcaagtatTTTCAGAGTTTGCAGGTTCTTTTCGTGGAGTTTTCGAACGAAGGATGAACCATTAGCTCGCACAACTCTaaggcgaacccagtatccaaaaggtagccaaagctggaaggatacgatgggcagggcatgttgcaagaatgccggacaacaaccctgcaaagatggtgttcgcttcggatccggttggtacaagaaggcgtgagcTAGATGGGCGGAACAACTGCGCATCAaattggcgagcgtggggcagaaccgaggatggagagatgcggccacgaaccgagtattgtgacgtgagattgttgattcagtgttatctgtttagatgttaactaagtaatatgaatgaaaataagaaagttagttacacaatttctatgaaaacgtggaccaccctaattttcaataacatcaaacgaagggcttaactaatacaaacaactttgtagaaaagcGTTTTCGTCTTAttttttcattctaaagctcaaaatgcatctttccgcgtaaaactgctttcgggaccatagtgcattgctccgggtagcacaggaagggcataatattGTGCAGCGCGCCCTGATACTTCACaagctccgttagcggttagattttattgctgtgtgcgtttgaaacgcaaatatcaaatgcggaaacaccaaacgcggtaagatttttcacaaggaaggcgaagtcaaagattacttttctgtgctaggttggcggtgatattgaTAGTGGTTGCTtagtttcttttgattttttgtgttgCCGCATTTGAAGCCAATTTGAACAAGATTTGCACGCCGCCATACGAAAACAGCAATATTTAGCCTCCCATTCAGACATCATGTAAACGCGCTTcatatcaagagcttgagatcagcttgccatgagcgcacaaaaataatcgCGCGCTTGAACATGTGCTATGGCGAGACATATTTTTTAAGATCTTGCAAAtcaaatagggaaagtgtaccagttatggctatactGGTTCCATATTTGGCCATATATGTTTTCTCGCaaactttcacatttcaaatatttttaaatgtttcaacatcaagatatatttcatatcaaactacttaaacacacagaatgattaaaaatttgaaaataatcaaattttcccttgtggcgaaatagggaaccattatgtccataactggtacacctaccctatacctcggatttttttccgctagACTTTAGTAATTGGGTTATATTTtgataatcggaaggttttaaaatattccatcggtgaaattttgattttttttttcacttttttaattttttcatacaCAGACTATGACAATCAcgttttcctacacatttcagcccatacaaaatgtatgggaaaaatttcaccgatagaatattttgtaaccttccgattataaatcaaatactgatatctagtggaaaaaaatccgaggtacattcgatctttataatctgctggtttagacatagcgtgcggtGAACCGCATCATACCATGAATTAGGAGTCAtttgtgaggtggacttttaccacggGAACAGGCAGTctgtagtgttaattcttagccaattaaaaaaaatgctaacgACGCATCGCGGCTATCTCGGTTGATCGGGAAATGGAGGTTagcattgatgattaactcctccTTAATGATAAAAGAACCATTCATAGTTCAAAATATGTACGTATGTACACTAATTATAATCAATAagaaatcaaatggagctgacTTGAGAACACTTGTAGTACTTTCAGAGAAAAACTCACCTAATTCTAACACGATGCCCTTGTCGTCCTACTTCGGGGCAGATTCTATTCCATGAACCCGGCGGTTGTGCCGGTAGAAGCTTTGGACAAATCTGAACGAAACGTTACATCGCTCGCAGATGAACGGCTTCTCGCCCGTGTGCTTAGTCATGTGCGTCTTGAGCAGACAGGGCCACTCGAACGTCTCCTCGCAGTACGGACAGCCGATGGATTTCTTCAAACCTTTGGGGAAGTTTGCATCGTCAACCAATCGATGGGTTCGTTCCATGTGGGTTTCAAAATCTTCTACGCTGGGGAAAAATTCCTCACACTCTACACAGTAGTGGTTGAAATTGTTCAGAACGGGTGTGCTGGACGAGCTGTTTGGAGATGAATTTTTATCGGATGCCGGTTCAGGATGATGCCTACGCACATGATGTTCGAGTTTTCCAATTCGATTGAATCGTTTACCGCATGTTTTGCAGTCCAACCGGGTAGTTTTGTGCGTTTGTTCGTGAATGTATAGATTCAAAGCCGATTTGAGCTCTTTTGTGCAAAGTCCGCACTTGAAAATCCCCTCTTCGACCTCACTCCCAGTGACATGCTTCAACAAAGGTAATTCGTCATAATTGATCCAATCACGTTCTTCATCATTATCTGCGTCTTCACTGGCTGGCGTTGGATTACTGGTTGGAGGCTCTGCTGGATCGTCCAAGAAGCTAATGTGAAACACTTGGCCATTTTTTACCACTACCTCCTCTGCTGGTGCTGTATCGTTCATGGCAGGCCGATCAACAACTGGTTCCAGATTGAGCGGTACTGGCACTGGCGGTATTCCTACTGGAAACTGTGGCTGAGGTGGCTGAGGTTGAAAGTTGAAATGATGGGTCGATGGTACAATGGGAGGAGGTGGTTGTGTTTGTGGTATTGGTGGTGGAATTGCTTGAAGTGCCGCCAATGGTGAAGTATATCTGGGATATCCTCTGTGAATTGGTCCCATCATGTTCGGGTTCGGTGGACATGGCCCAGGAACCATTGGCCCCATAGGCATCGGCAGACCGGTCAACGGGGGAATGAAGTTATAACTACCGTTATCAAACTGCGGGCCCATCATTGTTGGAGGCGGAGGATGATGTGGTGGTTGCAGTGGTGGGGGGTAGTTTGTGGGCCCCCCGTCAAACTCATTCCAATAGTTGAACAATGAATCTTCCGAATATAGATTTGATTGCATCTAGCAGGGTAGTATTGCGCCAAACACTGTTTCACGAGTTTCTGTATTACCTTTCAGATTGCACTATTGTTAGCAACGATTCAATTGGCTTCAATCACGTAAGACAAATCTTATAAGTCACTTGAAAACAGGTAGAAAATCTATTCCATCTTCTGCCTGGAGCAAAAGGTAGGTGAAATATATTGACATTTTTTCTTCACCTTTTGCTTTCTACACAAAACATCACTTAGCCGTGTGGCCAGGCCGATATTGCTGTATTGGTTGGGTTTGTAAGGGAATCTccatacagtggcccaatttcatattcgttcaggatactgttttcacatcaagttagtaaaaaactaagAATACTTTAtacacattgaaggtaataggtgtcattTATTATtagccaatcacaaaatgtttccatttacattcatctttggattattggaaaagtattgaatttatgtctaaaattcacccatttccatattcgtacacctaccaaaattcaaacgtacaacatgcaaaactaaatttaaaagctctatttgattgctgaagtacttcattatgatgttcagatgtagtgaagtacttttggacaatttattagcggacatatatgaaatttagttaaaattatgagaaatgccagtttttcaatgatttttgctataaaattcaataattcgataatttttgtcattggatgcaatcttttaattaaatttatgagctctgatagaaatttagttggaatgtatatagtttacagaattcataaacagtttttatccatTTGGAGTAAAGAAAATTGTTGTTCCATATCTTCAATACTCTtccaaaatgatatttttaatcaatgtaaaccaaattttcattctaaacaataggtaaatgtt includes:
- the LOC5564223 gene encoding zinc finger protein 784; the encoded protein is MQSNLYSEDSLFNYWNEFDGGPTNYPPPLQPPHHPPPPTMMGPQFDNGSYNFIPPLTGLPMPMGPMVPGPCPPNPNMMGPIHRGYPRYTSPLAALQAIPPPIPQTQPPPPIVPSTHHFNFQPQPPQPQFPVGIPPVPVPLNLEPVVDRPAMNDTAPAEEVVVKNGQVFHISFLDDPAEPPTSNPTPASEDADNDEERDWINYDELPLLKHVTGSEVEEGIFKCGLCTKELKSALNLYIHEQTHKTTRLDCKTCGKRFNRIGKLEHHVRRHHPEPASDKNSSPNSSSSTPVLNNFNHYCVECEEFFPSVEDFETHMERTHRLVDDANFPKGLKKSIGCPYCEETFEWPCLLKTHMTKHTGEKPFICERCNVSFRFVQSFYRHNRRVHGIESAPK